In Xenopus tropicalis strain Nigerian chromosome 5, UCB_Xtro_10.0, whole genome shotgun sequence, one genomic interval encodes:
- the arl14 gene encoding ADP-ribosylation factor-like protein 14 — MGLSGSSHSKVKQARILILGLDDAGKSTVLYKFKFKEPFITIPTVGFNVEMIHTEKHLQLTMWDVGGQQKLRSFWCHYFENTDGLVYVVDSNDSKHLDESKKEFQHVLQNELIKDVPVVLLANKQDLPGALNAEEITRKFNMKKYCSDRDWYVQPCCAHTGQGLAEGLSKVTEFVKNCMKSKEDSLTCSKQNVRLKTSRKV; from the coding sequence ATGGGTTTATCAGGTTCCTCTCACTCCAAGGTAAAACAAGCCAGAATCCTAATACTGGGCTTGGATGATGCAGGAAAATCAACTGTGCTGTATAAATTCAAGTTCAAGGAGCCTTTTATAACTATTCCAACTGTGGGCTTTAATGTGGAGATGATTCACACGGAGAAGCACTTGCAGTTAACCATGTGGGATGTTGGAGGGCAGCAGAAACTCAGATCCTTTTGGTGCCATTACTTTGAAAACACAGATGGACTTGTGTATGTGGTTGACAGTAATGACTCCAAACATCTGGATGAATCTAAGAAAGAATTTCAACATGTCCTTCAGAATGAGCTGATTAAAGATGTTCCTGTAGTTCTGCTGGCAAATAAACAGGACCTCCCTGGAGCACTGAATGCTGAGGAGATAACACGTAAGTTTAATATGAAGAAGTACTGCTCAGACCGTGACTGGTATGTACAGCCCTGCTGTGCGCATACAGGACAAGGGCTGGCAGAGGGACTTAGTAAAGTGACTGAGTTTGTGAAGAACTGTATGAAATCAAAAGAAGATTCCTTAACATGTTCTAAGCAGAATGTCCGACTCAAGACATCTCGGAAAGTCTGA